A genomic segment from Bacillus mesophilus encodes:
- a CDS encoding YesL family protein, translating into MEQHKNTFNQILTVFSYFFLLNVMWALLCLPVITAFPATTAMFGTVRKWIREGFDVGIFHVFFQLFKENFKKSFVIGLFWIIAVVILYLDIYIIFQNEFTGRSLLVALLFFFGIIVAFTTLYVFFVLVHYELSIFHTLKNSLFLSISHMNFTVLFIGMILLTLVITYYFPFFLLIGGSLLAFSMYGTFHKLIKKLDEMKA; encoded by the coding sequence ATGGAACAACATAAGAATACCTTTAATCAAATCCTGACTGTTTTCAGCTATTTCTTTTTACTAAATGTGATGTGGGCCTTGTTATGTCTACCAGTCATAACGGCCTTTCCAGCTACCACAGCAATGTTTGGCACAGTTAGAAAATGGATAAGAGAAGGATTCGATGTTGGAATCTTCCATGTTTTTTTTCAGCTATTCAAAGAGAATTTCAAGAAAAGCTTTGTGATCGGTTTGTTTTGGATTATCGCGGTCGTAATTTTGTATCTGGACATCTATATAATCTTTCAAAATGAATTCACCGGTAGAAGCTTACTTGTAGCATTATTGTTCTTTTTTGGCATCATTGTTGCCTTTACGACGTTATATGTGTTTTTTGTACTTGTCCATTATGAATTATCAATATTCCATACATTAAAGAATTCTCTGTTCTTATCAATCAGTCATATGAACTTTACGGTACTTTTTATAGGAATGATTTTATTAACGCTCGTCATTACTTATTATTTTCCTTTCTTTTTATTAATAGGAGGAAGCTTACTGGCGTTTAGTATGTACGGTACGTTTCATAAGCTGATCAAAAAATTAGATGAAATGAAAGCATAA
- a CDS encoding carbohydrate ABC transporter permease, giving the protein MSKGSYSKQVVFSKVFLYFILGIATVLSIFPFYWMFVMATNSNEVINRIPPAILPGDALVTNFTNVLNTIDFFGAMWNSFLVSSIITIGVLFLCSLAGFAFAKLNFKGKNFLFIFILVTMMIPPQLGLVPQYIIITKLDWLNDLKAIIVPGLIDAFGIFWMRQYISSNVPDELVDAAKIDGCSIFRVYWNIAVPVIIPAFATLAIIKFMYVWNDFLWPLIVLREKETHTIQVALRGLIDNYVRDNGMILSGTFWATVPLIIIFLLLNRMFIASLTEGAVK; this is encoded by the coding sequence ATGAGTAAAGGTAGTTATTCAAAACAAGTTGTCTTTTCAAAAGTATTTTTATATTTTATCCTTGGCATTGCTACTGTCCTATCCATATTTCCTTTTTATTGGATGTTCGTAATGGCAACCAATTCAAATGAGGTTATCAATCGAATTCCACCAGCAATTCTTCCTGGTGATGCGTTAGTGACTAACTTTACAAACGTGCTAAATACGATTGATTTCTTTGGAGCAATGTGGAACTCCTTTTTAGTATCATCGATTATTACAATTGGAGTATTATTCCTTTGTTCTTTAGCGGGATTTGCGTTTGCAAAGTTAAACTTTAAGGGGAAAAACTTCTTATTTATTTTCATTCTAGTAACAATGATGATTCCACCACAGCTTGGATTAGTTCCACAATATATTATCATTACGAAACTAGACTGGTTAAATGATCTGAAAGCTATTATTGTTCCAGGCTTAATCGATGCATTCGGAATCTTCTGGATGAGACAGTATATTAGTAGTAATGTTCCGGACGAGTTAGTAGATGCTGCTAAGATTGATGGATGTTCAATCTTCCGTGTTTATTGGAATATTGCTGTACCAGTTATTATTCCAGCGTTTGCAACACTTGCTATTATCAAGTTCATGTACGTGTGGAATGACTTCTTATGGCCATTAATAGTCTTACGTGAAAAAGAAACTCATACAATCCAGGTTGCACTTCGAGGATTAATTGATAACTATGTACGTGATAATGGAATGATTCTTTCAGGAACATTCTGGGCAACTGTTCCATTAATTATCATCTTCTTGTTATTAAACAGAATGTTTATCGCAAGTTTAACTGAAGGTGCGGTTAAGTAA
- a CDS encoding carbohydrate ABC transporter permease: MAENKTAPQAMNQKKSSLSESAKEALSGYLYISPFFILFAIFGVFPILFSFYLGFQKWNGFGEMEFVGLNNFRLILEDPLFWKSLSNTMIMWVMGTLPQLIIGIILAYTLNSAIIKFKGLFRVSIFMPYVTSTVAVAIVFGIMFNDQPYGLINIIIGWFGFEPHAWTTSEWGVKIAISAMVFWRWIGYNTIIYLAGLQAIPNELYEAATIDGASTRQKIQYITIPLLRPIIILTVFTSTIGALQLFTEPLILVGRTYREEGLTVVLYLYREAFTNMAFGTASAAAIILFLIIIIISTINVFVANRLGR; this comes from the coding sequence ATGGCTGAAAATAAAACAGCACCACAAGCAATGAATCAGAAGAAGTCATCCTTAAGTGAAAGTGCAAAAGAAGCACTTTCTGGTTACTTGTATATATCACCGTTCTTTATATTATTTGCTATCTTCGGTGTATTCCCAATATTATTTAGTTTTTACTTAGGCTTTCAAAAATGGAATGGATTTGGAGAAATGGAGTTTGTAGGATTAAATAACTTCCGGTTGATCCTAGAAGACCCACTTTTCTGGAAATCGCTATCCAACACGATGATTATGTGGGTAATGGGTACTTTACCGCAGTTAATTATCGGGATTATCTTGGCATATACCTTGAATTCGGCAATTATTAAGTTTAAGGGCTTATTCCGTGTTTCCATCTTTATGCCTTATGTTACCTCAACAGTAGCAGTAGCCATCGTATTTGGGATCATGTTTAATGATCAACCATATGGATTGATCAATATTATTATTGGATGGTTTGGCTTTGAGCCTCACGCTTGGACAACAAGTGAGTGGGGAGTGAAAATCGCTATTTCCGCAATGGTTTTCTGGAGATGGATTGGATATAACACAATCATTTATCTAGCTGGTCTTCAAGCAATTCCAAATGAATTATATGAAGCAGCAACGATTGATGGAGCATCTACAAGACAAAAGATTCAGTACATTACCATTCCATTACTACGTCCGATAATTATCCTAACTGTATTTACTTCAACTATTGGTGCCCTGCAGTTATTTACAGAGCCGTTAATCCTAGTAGGAAGAACATACCGTGAAGAAGGATTAACAGTCGTACTATATCTATATCGTGAAGCATTTACAAATATGGCATTCGGTACTGCATCAGCAGCAGCGATCATTCTATTCTTAATTATTATCATCATTTCTACGATCAACGTTTTCGTTGCGAATCGTTTAGGAAGATAA
- a CDS encoding ABC transporter substrate-binding protein codes for MKKFLAIFLTAIMAFTLAACSGDAGKEEEAGGDEKVTLDFWVFGSTGYQALIDEYQKQNPNVTIKLNEGEMNDVHNNLFTSISAGSGAPDIAMIEVSQIEKFKEAQDRFYNLNEYGAEEVAGNFLDWKWQAAQNVDGDFQIGLPTDIGPTAMFFRKDVIEAAGLPTDPEALAGELSTWEDYYAVAKTIKEKTGKPIADAPELVFNAIRDQQDQQYFNEKDELIIEDTVKEAYDYTTKMIQEGLIGQNGLWTPEWGSAMADGSYATMPGAPAWMLGVVKGNAPDAGGKWSLTSIPEGAGNWGGSYLTIPAESEHPQAAFDFISWLTSPESQLGSFLEMGLFPSTPDVYENEDFLAQTDEYFSGQPTAKIFAEAAKSVKPVYMGKNYAIVNTELVTALTNVATADADPQDEWDAAVERIEQQLGRQ; via the coding sequence ATGAAAAAGTTTTTAGCAATTTTTCTTACTGCAATCATGGCTTTTACATTAGCGGCTTGTAGTGGAGATGCTGGTAAAGAAGAAGAAGCTGGTGGAGACGAAAAAGTAACATTAGATTTCTGGGTATTCGGTTCAACTGGTTACCAAGCATTAATTGATGAGTATCAAAAGCAAAACCCAAATGTAACAATCAAGTTAAATGAAGGTGAAATGAACGACGTTCACAACAACCTTTTCACTTCAATCTCTGCTGGTAGCGGTGCTCCAGATATCGCGATGATCGAAGTAAGCCAAATTGAAAAGTTTAAAGAAGCACAAGATCGTTTCTATAACTTAAATGAATATGGTGCAGAAGAAGTTGCTGGAAACTTCCTTGACTGGAAATGGCAAGCTGCGCAAAACGTAGATGGAGATTTCCAAATTGGTCTTCCAACTGATATTGGTCCTACTGCAATGTTCTTCCGTAAAGATGTAATTGAAGCTGCTGGTCTTCCAACTGATCCAGAAGCACTTGCTGGTGAACTTAGCACTTGGGAAGATTACTATGCTGTAGCAAAGACAATTAAAGAAAAAACTGGTAAGCCAATTGCAGATGCTCCTGAGTTAGTATTTAACGCAATTCGTGACCAACAAGATCAACAGTACTTTAATGAAAAAGATGAGCTAATCATCGAAGACACTGTAAAAGAAGCTTACGACTATACGACTAAGATGATTCAAGAAGGTTTAATTGGTCAAAACGGTCTTTGGACTCCTGAGTGGGGTAGTGCAATGGCTGATGGTTCTTATGCAACAATGCCAGGTGCACCTGCTTGGATGCTTGGTGTAGTTAAAGGTAATGCTCCAGACGCTGGTGGAAAATGGTCATTAACTTCTATTCCTGAAGGAGCTGGAAACTGGGGAGGTTCTTACCTAACAATCCCTGCTGAGTCTGAGCATCCACAAGCAGCATTTGACTTTATCTCTTGGTTAACTTCACCAGAAAGTCAATTAGGTTCATTCTTAGAAATGGGATTATTCCCTTCAACACCAGATGTATATGAAAATGAAGATTTCTTAGCTCAAACTGATGAGTACTTCAGCGGTCAACCAACTGCTAAAATCTTTGCAGAAGCTGCTAAGAGTGTAAAGCCTGTTTATATGGGTAAAAACTATGCGATCGTTAACACTGAGTTAGTTACTGCCCTTACGAACGTTGCAACTGCTGATGCAGATCCACAAGATGAGTGGGATGCAGCAGTAGAGCGTATCGAGCAACAATTAGGAAGACAATAA